The Cellulophaga sp. RHA19 genome includes the window TGTGGTGTTAACACGTGGAAATAATAAAGGAATGTTAAAGTTTTAAGACTCCTTTATCAAATCGCTAAAAAAGTGTTAATTTTCGCCTACTTAAAACAATGTAAAATGAACAAAATTAACTACTATTTAGCTGCTGTTCTATTTTTGTTTGCCACTGTAATGGTGCAAGCACAGGAACAAACAGAAAAACAAGCTGGCCACACCAACCAGAGCAAATTTAGACAAATGTATCAGGAGTTCTCAACTCCAAACACGTACAGGTCTGCATCTGGAGCACCAGGTCCAAATTATTATCAGCAACAAGCCAACTACAAAATGGATATTGAGTTGGATGATAAAAACGCAAAAATATACGGAGAAGAGACTATTACTTATGTAAATAATTCTCCAGATGATTTAGAATTTTTATGGGTTCAGTTAGATCAGAACGTACGTGAAAAAGGTACTAAATCTGCATTAAGAAATGGTTCTGCTTTACAAGGAGCAATGCCTGTAGGTCAATTTGCAGGTTCTCATATGAAAGGAGCAGAATTTGATGGTGGATTTAAAATTCAGCATGTAAAAGATGCAAGTGGTAAAGATTTACCATACACAATTAACCAAACTATGATGCGTGTAGATTTACCTACACCATTAAAAAGCAAAACTCAGGTTTCTTTTTCTATTAAATGGTGGTACAATGTACCAGACCATACTGTAAACAGAGCAAGATCTGGATATGAGTATTTTGAGAAAGATGGAAATAAAGCTTTTGTTATAGCACAGTTTTTCCCAAGAATGGCTGTTTATAGTGATGTAGACGGATGGCAAAATCATCAGTTTTGGGGTAGTGGAGAATTTGCACTTCCTTTTGGAGATTACGAAGTAAATATTACTGTACCTGCAGATCACGTATTAGATGCAACAGGAGAGTTACAAAATAGAAAAGAAGTATTTTCTAAAGATATGATGAAGCGTTATGAAAAGGCTAAAAAGTCTTTTGATAAGCCAGTTATTATTGTAACACAAAAAGAAGCAGAAGCTGCAGAAAAAGGTTTTTCTAAAGATAAAAAAACGTGGAAATTTAAAGCTAAAAACGTTAGAGATTACGGTTTTGCTACTTCTCGTAAATTTATCTGGGATATGCAAAATGTTAAATTGCCAAGTGGTAAAACAGCAATGGCAGTTTCTTTATACCCAAAAGAAGGTAACCCATTATGGGAAGAGTACTCTACTAAAGCAGTAGCGCATACATTACGTTCTTACTCTAGTCATACTTTTGACTATCCTTATCCTAAGGCAATTTCTGTACACGCAAAACAACAAGGTATGGAATACCCAATGATTTGCTGGAATTACGGAAGACCTAATGAAAAAGGAGAATACTCAGACCGTACAAAATACGGAATGATTAGTGTAATTATTCATGAAGTTGGTCACAACTTTTTTCCAATGATTGTTAACTCTGATGAACGTCAGTGGGGATGGATGGATGAAGGTTTAGATACTTTTATGCAATATATGGCAGAGCAAGAATTTGGAGAAGAGTTTCCAGATGCTATAGCGCCAAATGCTAAATATCCATCTAGAAGAGGAGAGCCTTCTAAAATAGTACCTTACATGGCAGGAGACCAAGAATTTATTGCTCCTATTATGTCTAACCCAGAAAACGTATACCAATTAGGTAACAACGCATATGGTAAACCTGCAACGGCTCTTAATATTTTAAGAGAAACTGTTATGGGAAGAGAATTGTTTGATCATGCATTTAAAACATACTCTCAACGTTGGATGTTTAAACACCCAACTCCAGAAGATTTCTTCCGTACTATGGAAGATGCGTCTGCAGTAGATTTAGATTACTACTGGAGAGGTTGGTTCTATACTACAGATTATGTAGATATGGGAGTTAAAGAGGTTAAAAAATACCAAGTATCATCTAAGCCACCAAAGCAAATTAGAGATATTATGGAGCAGAGAAACTTAAAAATGAGCGACTTGCCTCCAATGGTTTTCTTAGCAGATATAGATAGTGATGATTATGACGCTAGCTTAAAAGGTAAAAACCCATCTGATGTTTCTAAAACATTAAAAGAATATATGATGGATAACTTAACAGCAGCAGAGAGAGCAGCAGTTAAAGAACCAAAATTCTTTTATGAAGTTACTTTTAACAAGCCAGGTGGTATACCAATGCCATTAATTGTAGAGTATACTTATGCAGACGGTTCTAAAGAGAATATTACTTACCCAGCAGAAGTTTGGAGAATGAGTGATAAAGAAATTAAAAAAGTAGTTTCTTCTCAAAAAGAATTAGTAGGTATAGTTGTAGATCCTAAAGCAGAAACTGCTGATATAGATACAACAAACAACTCTTGGCCAGCTAAAGAAGTTAAGTCTGGTTTTGATAAGTTTAAAGGAAATATGAAGAAATAGTTTCAGTCCTAAAAATATAGAAAGTCCCACACTTGTTAATTATTCAAGATGTGGGGCTTTTTTTATGGTGCAAATAAAACTTCTGTTTATATTTGTAGTATGTATTCAACGTTTATCTTATTTATTAGCGGAGGCGAAATTTTCTTCATTATGTTTATTGTAGTGATGGTCTTTGGAGCAGATAAGGTTCCTGACATTGCTAAGGGACTTGGTAAAGGTATGCGTCAACTTAAAGATGCAACCGAAGATATAAAACAAGAGATTACTAAAAGCGCAGAAAAGCAAGGTATTGATACTAGCTTTACCAAAGACATTAAAGATGGTGTTACTAAGGTAAAAGAAGATGTAGAAGATATTGCTGGCGTAATTAAGAGAAAGTAATCTATGTTGGAAAAAATATTAGATTGGGATAGAGATCTCTTTATTTACTTGAATAATCTAGGTATTGAAGAGTATGATTATTTTTGGTCTTTTGTAACCAATATTAATAATTGGATTCCTCTATATGTACTTTTTTTTATTCTAATTTTTTACAAGCGTCCAAGAAAGCAAGCATTGGTAGATTTTTTTACTGTACTAGCAGTGTTTTTGTTTGTAATGTTACTAACCAACTTAACTAAAGATTTTGTTGCAAGGGTTAGGCCAAGTAGTGATACCGCTTTAGGAGACCTTATACGTGTAGTTGTAAAAGCTAAAGGTTATAGTTTTTTCTCTGGGCACGCATCATCATCATTTTCATTAACAACAATTGTTGTATTGGTATTAAGAGCGGAGTATAAATGGATATACTTTGCTTACATATGGCCATTGTTATTTTGTACGAGCAGAATATATGTAGGTGTGCATTATCCTTTAGACATTGCTACAGGTGCTTTAGTGGGTATTGTTTTTGCTATTTTAATTTATAAATTAAGTAAAAAGGTTACAAAACCCTACTTAACGTAAGTCCGTCTCTAATAGGTAGCAATACAGTTTCTACTCTAGAGTCTTCTTTTAAAGCTTTATTATAATCTAATAAGAT containing:
- a CDS encoding M1 family metallopeptidase: MNKINYYLAAVLFLFATVMVQAQEQTEKQAGHTNQSKFRQMYQEFSTPNTYRSASGAPGPNYYQQQANYKMDIELDDKNAKIYGEETITYVNNSPDDLEFLWVQLDQNVREKGTKSALRNGSALQGAMPVGQFAGSHMKGAEFDGGFKIQHVKDASGKDLPYTINQTMMRVDLPTPLKSKTQVSFSIKWWYNVPDHTVNRARSGYEYFEKDGNKAFVIAQFFPRMAVYSDVDGWQNHQFWGSGEFALPFGDYEVNITVPADHVLDATGELQNRKEVFSKDMMKRYEKAKKSFDKPVIIVTQKEAEAAEKGFSKDKKTWKFKAKNVRDYGFATSRKFIWDMQNVKLPSGKTAMAVSLYPKEGNPLWEEYSTKAVAHTLRSYSSHTFDYPYPKAISVHAKQQGMEYPMICWNYGRPNEKGEYSDRTKYGMISVIIHEVGHNFFPMIVNSDERQWGWMDEGLDTFMQYMAEQEFGEEFPDAIAPNAKYPSRRGEPSKIVPYMAGDQEFIAPIMSNPENVYQLGNNAYGKPATALNILRETVMGRELFDHAFKTYSQRWMFKHPTPEDFFRTMEDASAVDLDYYWRGWFYTTDYVDMGVKEVKKYQVSSKPPKQIRDIMEQRNLKMSDLPPMVFLADIDSDDYDASLKGKNPSDVSKTLKEYMMDNLTAAERAAVKEPKFFYEVTFNKPGGIPMPLIVEYTYADGSKENITYPAEVWRMSDKEIKKVVSSQKELVGIVVDPKAETADIDTTNNSWPAKEVKSGFDKFKGNMKK
- a CDS encoding Sec-independent protein translocase subunit TatA/TatB, which translates into the protein MYSTFILFISGGEIFFIMFIVVMVFGADKVPDIAKGLGKGMRQLKDATEDIKQEITKSAEKQGIDTSFTKDIKDGVTKVKEDVEDIAGVIKRK
- a CDS encoding phosphatase PAP2 family protein — translated: MLEKILDWDRDLFIYLNNLGIEEYDYFWSFVTNINNWIPLYVLFFILIFYKRPRKQALVDFFTVLAVFLFVMLLTNLTKDFVARVRPSSDTALGDLIRVVVKAKGYSFFSGHASSSFSLTTIVVLVLRAEYKWIYFAYIWPLLFCTSRIYVGVHYPLDIATGALVGIVFAILIYKLSKKVTKPYLT